A stretch of the Streptomyces ortus genome encodes the following:
- a CDS encoding NUDIX domain-containing protein, with product MTIKDTAEEWEVRATETPFTGKKTSVRTDDVVMPDGSVVRRDYQVHPGSVAVLALDDQGRALVIRQYRHPVRHKLWEIPAGLLDVPGENPLHAAQRELYEEAHVKAEDWRVLTDVYTTPGGCDEAVRIFLARDLSEAEGQRFEVEDEEADMELSRVPVDELVRGVLAGELHNNCLVVGVLALTAARAGEGLDALRPAEAPWPARPFEA from the coding sequence ATGACCATCAAGGACACCGCCGAGGAGTGGGAGGTCAGGGCGACCGAGACCCCGTTCACCGGCAAGAAGACCTCCGTGCGCACCGACGACGTGGTCATGCCCGACGGATCGGTCGTCCGGCGGGACTACCAGGTGCACCCCGGTTCGGTGGCCGTCCTCGCCCTCGACGACCAGGGCCGCGCGCTGGTCATCCGCCAGTACCGGCACCCCGTGCGCCACAAGCTGTGGGAGATCCCGGCCGGCCTGCTCGACGTCCCGGGCGAGAACCCCCTGCACGCCGCACAGCGCGAGCTGTACGAGGAGGCGCACGTCAAGGCCGAGGACTGGCGGGTGCTCACCGACGTGTACACCACGCCCGGCGGCTGCGACGAGGCCGTCCGGATCTTCCTGGCCCGCGATCTCTCCGAGGCCGAGGGGCAGCGGTTCGAGGTCGAGGACGAGGAGGCCGACATGGAGCTCTCCCGGGTCCCGGTCGACGAGCTCGTACGCGGAGTCCTCGCCGGCGAACTGCACAACAACTGTCTCGTCGTGGGCGTCCTCGCGCTGACCGCCGCCCGGGCCGGTGAGGGTCTGGACGCGCTGCGCCCCGCCGAGGCGCCGTGGCCAGCACGCCCGTTCGAGGCATGA
- a CDS encoding CTP synthase: MPPAAFRSSTATTTKHIFVTGGVASSLGKGLTASSLGALLKARGLRVTMQKLDPYLNVDPGTMNPFQHGEVFVTNDGAETDLDIGHYERFLDVDLDGSANVTTGQVYSTVIAKERRGEYLGDTVQVIPHITNEIKHRIRRMATDDVDVVITEVGGTVGDIESLPFLETVRQVRHEVGRDNVFVVHISLLPYIGPSGELKTKPTQHSVAALRNIGIQPDAIVLRADREVPTAIKRKISLMCDVDEAAVVACPDARSIYDIPKVLHTEGLDAYVVRKLDLPFRDVDWSTWGDLLDRVHNPLHEIHMALVGKYIDLPDAYLSVTEALRAGGFANKARVKIKWVASDDCKTPAGAARQLGDVDAICIPGGFGDRGVAGKVGAIQYARENKIPLLGLCLGLQCIVIEAARNLADIADANSTEFDSATGHPVISTMAEQLDIVAGDGDMGGTMRLGMYPAKLAEGSLVREVYDGKEYVEERHRHRYEVNNSYRAELEKKAGLQFSGTSPDGKLVEFLEYPREIHPYLVATQAHPELRSRPTRPHPLFAGLVKAAVERKTAK, from the coding sequence ATGCCGCCCGCTGCTTTCCGAAGCAGCACAGCCACGACGACCAAGCACATCTTCGTCACCGGGGGTGTCGCCTCCTCCCTCGGCAAGGGCCTCACCGCCTCCAGCCTGGGCGCGCTGCTCAAGGCTCGGGGTCTGCGGGTCACCATGCAGAAGCTCGACCCGTATCTGAACGTCGACCCGGGGACGATGAACCCGTTCCAGCACGGTGAGGTGTTCGTCACCAACGACGGGGCCGAGACGGACCTCGACATCGGTCACTACGAGCGTTTCCTCGACGTCGACCTGGACGGCTCCGCGAACGTCACGACCGGGCAGGTCTACTCCACGGTCATCGCCAAGGAGCGGCGCGGCGAGTACCTCGGTGACACCGTGCAGGTCATTCCGCACATCACGAACGAGATCAAGCACCGCATCCGCCGGATGGCCACCGACGACGTCGACGTCGTCATCACGGAGGTCGGCGGCACGGTCGGCGACATCGAGTCGCTGCCGTTCCTGGAGACGGTCCGTCAGGTCCGTCACGAGGTCGGCCGCGACAACGTGTTCGTCGTGCACATCTCGCTCCTCCCGTACATCGGCCCCTCCGGGGAGCTGAAGACGAAGCCCACCCAGCACTCGGTTGCGGCCCTGCGCAACATCGGTATCCAGCCGGACGCGATCGTCCTGCGCGCCGACCGCGAGGTGCCCACCGCGATCAAGCGCAAGATCTCGCTGATGTGCGACGTCGACGAGGCGGCCGTCGTCGCCTGTCCCGACGCCCGCTCGATCTACGACATCCCGAAGGTCCTGCACACCGAGGGCCTGGACGCGTACGTCGTGCGCAAGCTGGACCTGCCCTTCCGTGACGTGGACTGGTCGACCTGGGGCGACCTGCTCGACCGGGTCCACAACCCGCTGCACGAGATCCACATGGCGCTCGTCGGCAAGTACATCGACCTGCCCGACGCCTACCTCTCGGTCACCGAGGCGCTGCGCGCGGGCGGCTTCGCCAACAAGGCCCGGGTGAAGATCAAGTGGGTGGCCTCGGACGACTGCAAGACCCCGGCGGGCGCCGCCAGGCAGCTCGGTGACGTCGACGCGATCTGCATCCCCGGCGGCTTCGGCGACCGCGGGGTGGCCGGCAAGGTCGGCGCGATCCAGTACGCCCGCGAGAACAAGATCCCGCTGCTCGGCCTCTGCCTGGGGTTGCAGTGCATCGTGATCGAGGCCGCGCGCAACCTCGCCGACATCGCGGACGCCAACTCCACCGAGTTCGACTCCGCCACCGGCCACCCGGTCATCTCCACCATGGCCGAGCAGCTGGACATCGTCGCGGGCGACGGCGACATGGGCGGCACGATGCGCCTGGGCATGTACCCCGCCAAGCTCGCCGAGGGCTCCCTCGTGCGCGAGGTGTACGACGGCAAGGAGTACGTGGAGGAGCGGCACCGCCACCGCTACGAGGTGAACAACTCCTACCGCGCCGAGCTGGAGAAGAAGGCCGGTCTGCAGTTCTCCGGCACGTCCCCGGACGGCAAGCTGGTGGAGTTCCTGGAGTACCCGCGCGAGATCCACCCCTACCTGGTCGCGACCCAGGCGCACCCCGAGCTGCGCTCGCGTCCGACCCGGCCGCACCCGCTGTTCGCGGGCCTGGTCAAGGCCGCTGTGGAGCGCAAGACGGCCAAGTAG
- a CDS encoding glycoside hydrolase family 15 protein, giving the protein MAGRIEDYALIGDMQTAALVCRDGTVDWLCLPRFDSHAVFAGLLGTEEHGFWRLGPAHAADAEPPRAVRRRYRGDSLILESEWDTSRGTVRVTDFMPPRDGAPQLIRIVEGVTGRVPMRSALRMRFSYGRVVPWVHKHEGRTVAVAGPDSVWYDTECETYGKALTTYSDFTVAPGDRIAFTISWEPSHKQPPALPEPEQSLEATEEFWSDWVDQCTYHGPYREAVVRSLITLKALTYAPTGGIVAAPTTSLPEEIGGVRNWDYRYTWLRDAAITLSSLLRTGYREEARAWREWLLRAVAGDPENLQIMYGIAGERELGEAELDWLPGYENSGPVRVGNGAAHQLQLDVYGEVTEALHLAHMTGLARNDYASLLQLKLIRYLEDHWDEPDEGIWEVRGPRRHFVHSKVMAWVAVDRTIKLIESGDADGPLEKWRELRDDIHRDVCEKGYDKERNTFTQSYGSKELDASLLLIPQMGFLPPDDKRVIGTIEAIQRELSTSDGFILRYPTSGDDAGVDGLEGDEGAFLACSFWMADDLAMIGRVDEARKLFEKLLALRNDLGLLAEEWDPRLQRQVGNFPQAFSHVPLIDTALRLTASGAYGG; this is encoded by the coding sequence GTGGCCGGGCGCATCGAAGACTACGCACTTATCGGAGACATGCAGACGGCCGCGCTGGTCTGCAGGGACGGCACGGTGGACTGGCTGTGCCTCCCCCGCTTCGACTCCCACGCCGTCTTCGCGGGACTGCTCGGCACGGAGGAGCACGGCTTCTGGCGGCTGGGCCCCGCGCACGCCGCCGACGCCGAACCGCCGAGAGCGGTCCGCCGCCGCTACCGCGGCGACTCGCTGATCCTCGAATCCGAGTGGGACACCTCGCGCGGCACGGTCCGGGTGACCGATTTCATGCCCCCGCGCGACGGCGCCCCGCAGCTCATCCGGATCGTCGAGGGCGTCACGGGCCGCGTCCCGATGCGCTCCGCCCTGCGGATGCGTTTCTCGTACGGGCGCGTGGTGCCGTGGGTGCACAAGCACGAGGGACGGACGGTGGCCGTCGCCGGACCCGACTCCGTCTGGTACGACACGGAGTGCGAGACGTACGGCAAGGCGCTGACGACGTACTCGGACTTCACCGTCGCGCCCGGTGACCGGATCGCGTTCACCATCTCCTGGGAGCCCTCGCACAAGCAGCCGCCCGCGCTGCCCGAGCCGGAGCAGTCCCTGGAGGCCACCGAGGAGTTCTGGAGCGACTGGGTCGACCAGTGCACGTACCACGGGCCCTACCGCGAGGCCGTGGTCCGCTCGCTGATCACCCTGAAGGCGCTGACGTACGCGCCGACCGGCGGCATCGTCGCCGCCCCCACGACCTCCCTCCCGGAGGAGATCGGCGGGGTCCGCAACTGGGACTACCGCTACACCTGGCTGCGCGACGCAGCGATCACCCTGTCGTCGCTGCTGCGCACCGGCTACCGCGAGGAGGCGCGCGCCTGGCGCGAATGGCTGCTGCGCGCGGTGGCGGGCGACCCCGAGAACCTGCAGATCATGTACGGCATCGCGGGCGAGCGCGAACTGGGCGAGGCCGAGCTGGACTGGCTGCCGGGGTACGAGAACTCCGGCCCCGTGCGCGTCGGGAACGGCGCCGCCCACCAGCTCCAGCTGGACGTCTACGGCGAGGTGACCGAAGCCCTGCACCTGGCCCACATGACCGGCCTGGCCCGCAACGACTACGCCTCGCTCCTCCAGCTCAAGCTGATCCGCTACCTGGAGGACCACTGGGACGAGCCCGACGAGGGCATCTGGGAGGTCCGCGGGCCGCGCCGGCACTTCGTCCACTCGAAGGTGATGGCGTGGGTCGCCGTCGACCGCACCATCAAGCTCATCGAGTCCGGGGACGCGGACGGCCCGCTGGAGAAGTGGCGCGAGCTGCGCGACGACATCCACCGGGACGTGTGCGAGAAGGGCTACGACAAGGAACGCAACACGTTCACGCAGTCGTACGGCTCCAAGGAGCTGGACGCCTCCCTGCTGCTGATCCCGCAGATGGGCTTCCTGCCCCCGGACGACAAGCGCGTGATCGGCACGATCGAGGCCATCCAGCGCGAGCTGTCCACCTCGGACGGCTTCATCCTGCGCTACCCCACCTCCGGCGACGACGCGGGCGTGGACGGCCTGGAGGGTGACGAGGGCGCGTTCCTGGCCTGCTCGTTCTGGATGGCGGACGACCTCGCGATGATCGGCCGCGTGGACGAGGCCCGCAAACTCTTCGAGAAGCTGCTGGCCCTGCGCAACGACCTCGGTCTCCTCGCGGAGGAGTGGGATCCGCGGCTGCAGCGCCAGGTGGGCAACTTCCCGCAGGCGTTCAGCCATGTCCCGCTGATCGACACGGCCCTGCGCCTGACGGCCTCCGGAGCGTACGGCGGCTGA
- a CDS encoding PucR family transcriptional regulator, producing MDSSTDPPDSRHRGGITVRRALELPGLRGGLPEILAGADRLGRTVRWVHAGEVPNIASLLKGGELLLTTGYGLGTRPADQRAFVRTLAERGIAALVVELGPRFTALPAALVETARAAGLPLVQLHREVAFVTVTEEIHTEIVNGHYALLQRAEEVHRRCTEALLGGGGIPQVLGILADFAGNPVFLETPDGQLLYAAGAGPANADPLQVWEGLRGQHRTAPPAGTVLVDVPGGGQGGGAGSVRARLVLLPVNSPLAPVHRIAAERAAGVLAVVLMQARQEEELAARGRGDFLTDLAEGRIAAEDAPAQARVLGFKPGASPLLPVVMRLADGPSPGGGWAVLARAVAEELASVGVPVLLGVRPVEGRVPLLVGLRAEAERPAVADRVAAALRAGVERAGTQRPGAQPPVVVVGVAGGWAAASAGLRHAAETATAAQGLSDRPWYDARRLDIDLLLWRLRDHRDLAAFVDRAIGPLREHDHRSKPPLLPTLETYLAHAGRKAETARELHLNRQTLYNRLARIGELLGTDLDDPQTVLALSLALRARRLVP from the coding sequence ATGGACAGCAGCACCGACCCGCCGGACAGCCGGCACAGGGGCGGGATCACCGTGCGGCGGGCCCTGGAGCTGCCCGGGCTGCGCGGTGGCCTGCCGGAGATCCTGGCGGGCGCCGACCGCCTCGGCCGCACCGTGCGCTGGGTCCACGCGGGCGAGGTACCGAACATCGCCTCGCTCCTCAAGGGCGGCGAACTGCTCCTGACCACCGGTTACGGGCTCGGCACCCGCCCCGCCGACCAGCGGGCGTTCGTCCGTACGCTGGCCGAGCGCGGTATCGCGGCCCTGGTGGTGGAGCTGGGGCCGCGCTTCACCGCACTGCCCGCCGCGCTCGTGGAGACGGCGCGGGCAGCCGGTCTCCCCCTGGTGCAGCTGCACCGCGAGGTGGCGTTCGTGACGGTCACCGAGGAGATCCACACCGAGATCGTCAACGGCCACTACGCACTCCTCCAGCGCGCCGAGGAGGTCCACCGGCGCTGCACCGAGGCCCTGCTCGGCGGGGGCGGCATCCCGCAGGTCCTCGGCATCCTCGCCGACTTCGCCGGCAACCCGGTCTTCCTGGAGACCCCCGACGGACAACTCCTGTACGCCGCCGGGGCGGGCCCCGCGAACGCCGACCCGCTCCAGGTGTGGGAGGGGCTGCGCGGCCAGCACAGGACCGCGCCGCCCGCCGGCACGGTCCTGGTGGACGTACCCGGCGGCGGACAGGGCGGCGGTGCCGGGTCCGTCCGGGCCCGGCTGGTCCTCCTGCCGGTGAACTCCCCGCTCGCGCCCGTGCACCGGATCGCGGCCGAGCGGGCGGCGGGCGTCCTCGCCGTGGTCCTGATGCAGGCCCGTCAGGAGGAGGAGCTGGCGGCCCGCGGGCGGGGCGACTTCCTCACCGACCTCGCCGAGGGTCGTATCGCGGCCGAGGACGCCCCGGCGCAGGCCCGGGTCCTGGGTTTCAAGCCCGGCGCGAGCCCGCTGCTGCCGGTCGTCATGCGGCTCGCCGACGGGCCGTCCCCCGGCGGCGGCTGGGCCGTGCTGGCGCGGGCGGTCGCCGAGGAGCTGGCCTCGGTGGGCGTACCGGTCCTGCTGGGCGTACGGCCCGTGGAGGGCCGCGTACCGCTGCTGGTGGGGCTGCGGGCGGAGGCCGAGCGGCCGGCGGTCGCGGACCGGGTCGCCGCGGCGCTGCGGGCGGGCGTGGAGCGGGCAGGTACCCAGCGGCCCGGCGCGCAGCCGCCGGTCGTGGTGGTCGGGGTGGCGGGCGGCTGGGCCGCCGCCTCGGCGGGGCTGCGGCACGCGGCCGAGACGGCCACGGCCGCCCAGGGGCTGTCCGACCGGCCCTGGTACGACGCCCGGCGCCTGGACATCGACCTGCTGCTGTGGCGGCTGCGGGACCACCGGGACCTGGCGGCCTTCGTGGACCGCGCGATCGGCCCGCTGCGCGAGCACGACCACCGCTCGAAGCCGCCGCTGCTGCCCACCCTGGAGACGTATCTCGCGCACGCGGGCCGCAAGGCGGAGACCGCGCGCGAACTGCACCTCAACCGGCAGACGCTCTACAACCGGCTCGCGCGGATCGGGGAGTTGCTCGGGACTGACCTCGACGACCCGCAGACGGTACTGGCCCTGAGCCTGGCGCTGCGGGCCCGCCGACTCGTCCCGTGA
- a CDS encoding glycosyltransferase family 4 protein has product MSSHSPHGQSPLRTVQVLGGGSAGSCAHVRSLTSGLVARGVRVTVCAPAEADHAYDFTGVGAQHVPVPRRNDPSSVAALRAVCGDADLVHAHGLHAALRAALALSGRRVPLVVTWHTRPYAEGARAHLLRALERRVARAASVVLGSSSDLVDRARSRGARDARLAAVALPAGRRPGAAPEESDGLRPKARAELGTTDRPLLVAVGSLDRHRGYDTLLDATHAWSRLDPVPLLVIAGEGPLRGALQRRIEDEGLPVRLIGRRDDIGELLSAADLALLPGCPESRSLLAQEALHARVPLVAAATAGLPELVGDAAELVPPGDPRALAGAVAALLADPGRCERLRDRGTRQAATWPTEDETVAQVLSVYDELTRPLPLP; this is encoded by the coding sequence GTGAGCAGCCACTCACCGCACGGACAGTCGCCGCTGCGTACCGTCCAGGTGCTCGGCGGCGGCAGCGCGGGCAGCTGTGCCCATGTGCGGTCGCTGACCTCGGGACTCGTCGCACGGGGCGTGCGGGTGACCGTGTGCGCCCCGGCCGAGGCCGACCACGCGTACGACTTCACCGGCGTCGGCGCCCAACACGTCCCGGTGCCCAGGCGCAACGACCCGTCCTCCGTGGCCGCCCTGCGGGCGGTCTGCGGGGACGCCGACCTGGTCCACGCGCACGGGCTGCACGCCGCGCTGCGGGCCGCGCTCGCGCTCAGCGGACGGCGCGTCCCGCTCGTCGTCACCTGGCACACCCGCCCCTACGCCGAGGGCGCGCGGGCGCATCTGCTGCGCGCCCTGGAACGGCGGGTGGCGAGGGCCGCCTCGGTGGTCCTCGGATCCTCGTCCGACCTCGTGGACCGCGCCCGCAGCCGGGGCGCCCGGGACGCGCGGCTCGCCGCGGTCGCGCTGCCGGCCGGGCGACGGCCCGGCGCCGCGCCCGAGGAGAGCGACGGACTGCGGCCCAAGGCGCGCGCGGAACTCGGCACGACCGACCGGCCGTTGCTGGTGGCCGTCGGCTCCCTCGACCGGCACCGGGGGTACGACACGCTGCTGGACGCCACGCACGCCTGGAGTCGGCTCGACCCCGTACCGCTGCTCGTGATCGCCGGCGAGGGACCGCTGCGCGGCGCGCTCCAGCGGCGCATCGAGGACGAAGGGCTCCCGGTACGTCTCATCGGCCGCCGGGACGACATCGGGGAACTGCTCTCCGCCGCCGACCTCGCCCTGCTGCCCGGCTGCCCGGAATCGCGCTCCCTGCTCGCCCAGGAAGCCCTCCACGCGCGCGTGCCGCTGGTCGCCGCCGCCACCGCGGGCCTGCCCGAACTCGTCGGTGACGCGGCCGAACTCGTCCCGCCCGGCGACCCGCGGGCGCTCGCCGGGGCCGTCGCCGCGCTCCTCGCCGACCCCGGCCGGTGCGAGCGGCTGCGGGACCGGGGCACGCGCCAGGCGGCCACCTGGCCGACCGAGGACGAGACCGTGGCGCAGGTCCTCAGCGTGTACGACGAGCTGACCCGGCCGCTGCCGCTGCCGTAG